A genome region from Hippopotamus amphibius kiboko isolate mHipAmp2 chromosome 1, mHipAmp2.hap2, whole genome shotgun sequence includes the following:
- the DIO1 gene encoding type I iodothyronine deiodinase, with the protein MMGLCPSGLWLKRLWVLFQVAVHVAIGKVLLKLFPGRVKQDILAMSEKTGMARNPHFSYENWIPTFFSAQYFWFILKVRWQRLEDTTEQGGLAPNCPVVHLSGQRCNIWDFMQGNRPLVLNFGSCTUPSFIFKFDQFKRLVEDFSSIADFLIIYIEEAHASDGWAFKNNVDIKNHRNLQDRLRAAQLLLDRSPQCPVVVDTMKNQSSQLYAALPERLYVLQEGRILYKGKPGPWNYHPEEVRAVLEKLHS; encoded by the exons ATGATGGGGCTGTGCCCATCAGGGCTATGGCTAAAGAGGCTCTGGGTGCTCTTTCAGGTGGCCGTGCACGTGGCCATAGGCAAAGTGCTTTTGAAACTCTTTCCCGGGAGagtcaagcaggacatcctggcCATGAGCGAGAAGACTGGCATGGCCAGGAACCCCCACTTCTCCTATGAAAACTGGATCCCTACCTTCTTCAGTGCCCAGTATTTCTGGTTCATCCTGAAGGTCCGTTGGCAGCGACTGGAAGACACAACGGAGCAAGGGGGTCTGGCCCCAAACTGCCCTGTGGTCCACCTATCGGGCCAGAGGTGCAACATCTGGGACTTCATGCAAG GCAACAGGCCATTGGTGCTGAATTTTGGAAGTTGCACCTgaccttcatttattttcaaatttgacCAATTCAAGAGACTTGTTGAAGATTTTAGTTCCATAGCCGATTTTCTCATCATTTACATTGAAGAAGCACATGCATCAG ATGGCTGGGCTTTTAAGAACAACGTGGACATCAAGAATCACCGGAATCTCCAGGACCGCCTGCGGGCAGCCCAGCTGCTGCTGGACAGGAGCCCCCAGTGCCCTGTGGTGGTGGACACAATGAAGAACCAGAGCAGCCAGCTCTATGCGGCGCTGCCCGAGAGGCTCTATGTGCTGCAGGAGGGCAGGATCCTGTACAAG GGTAAACCTGGCCCTTGGAACTACCATCCAGAGGAAGTTCGTGCTGTTCTGGAAAAGCTCCACAGTTAA